The Triticum aestivum cultivar Chinese Spring chromosome 3A, IWGSC CS RefSeq v2.1, whole genome shotgun sequence genome includes a region encoding these proteins:
- the LOC123061872 gene encoding putative protein TPRXL: MRGLLEVHAIGRDAASTSSSRLKAVPALDMMRYQRLSPDCLPLANGGGSGGVARKPASRSFRDDEGPAAATDGSRLASYLAASQADSKAPVRARAPQPPSSSAARSPARDHGQHHPSDSSDTASPSSTGAGTGAVGGDVLLQWGHNKRSRCRRDSSAASSSASPSSQRRQALGNGKIQRRASAPAPAEKLMPPPPATITRGSNLRSSSSFPPRAAGADANHQPPHHSRSVEERSGGVHKRSSPDKAPHHKPPAAEHHMDSKNAHHHHNNNHDSQLASAANGNGTGAGEKLGGERLELPRIYISLSRKEKEDDFLVMKGTKLPQRPKKRAKNVDKSLQFVFPGMWLSDLTKGRYEVREKKCVKKRRRGLKGMESMDSDSE; encoded by the exons ATGCGTGGCCTCCTCGAGGTCCACGCGATTGGCAGGGACGCCGCGTCGACGAGCTCATCGAGACTGAAGGCCGTTCCCGCATTGGACATGATGAG GTACCAAAGGCTCAGCCCGGACTGCCTCCCGCTCGCCaacggtggcggcagcggcggcgtcgcACGCAAGCCGGCCTCGAGATCCTTCAGAGACGACGAAggcccggcggccgcaaccgacgGTTCCCGACTGGCCTCGTACCTCGCCGCCTCCCAGGCGGActccaaggcgccggtgcgggcacgTGCGCCGCAGCCGCCGTCGTCGTCGGCCGCGCGGAGCCCAGCGCGGGACCACGGCCAGCACCACCCCTCAGACTCCTCCGacacggcctccccgagctccaccgGCGCGGGCAcaggcgcggtcggcggcgacgTGCTGCTGCAGTGGGGGCACAACAAGCGGTCCCGCTGCCGGCGCGACTCCTCCGcggcgtcctcgtcggcgtcgccgTCCTCGCAGCGTCGGCAGGCCCTGGGCAACGGCAAGATCCAGCGGCGCgcgtcggcgccggcgccggcggagaaGCTGATGCCCCCTCCTCCGGCCACGATCACGCGGGGGTCCAACCTGAGGTCCTCGTCGTCCttcccgccgcgcgccgccggagCAGACGCCAACCACCAGCCTCCCCACCACAGCAG GTCCGTTGAGGAGCGATCGGGCGGCGTGCACAAGCGGTCGTCGCCCGACAAGGCGCCGCACCACAAGCCCCCCGCCGCGGAGCATCACATGGATTCCAAGAACGCCCACCACCACCACAACAACAACCACGACTCGCAGCTGGCGTCCGCCGCCAACGGCAACGGCACGGGCGCCGGCGAGAAGCTGGGCGGGGAGCGGCTGGAGCTTCCCCGGATCTACATCTCGCTGTCCCGCAAGGAGAAGGAGGACGACTTCCTGGTGATGAAGGGCACCAAGCTGCCCCAGAGGCCCAAGAAGCGGGCCAAGAACGTGGACAAGTCGCTCCAA TTCGTGTTTCCAGGGATGTGGCTCTCGGATTTGACCAAGGGCCGGTATGAGGTGCGAGAGAAGAAATGTGTCAAGAAG AGGCGAAGAGGGCTGAAAGGGATGGAGAGCATGGACAGCGACTCGGAGTGA